The following are encoded together in the Maniola jurtina chromosome 27, ilManJurt1.1, whole genome shotgun sequence genome:
- the LOC123879271 gene encoding neuropeptide IMFamide, with protein sequence MFRALVRLSAAVAVVAILLCLVGNTEANYKNAPMNGIMFGKRGPTEYDSRGKTFTALCEIATEACQTWFPSQENK encoded by the exons ATGTTCCGTGCACTGGTGAGGCTGTCTGCTGCTGTAGCTGTCGTAGCAATCTTACTTTGCCTTGTAGGCAATACCGAAGCGAACTATAAGAACGCCCCCATGAACGGCATCATGTTTGGGAAGAGGGGACCTACGg aatacGATTCCAGGGGAAAGACTTTCACCGCCCTGTGTGAAATAGCTACGGAAGCCTGCCAAACTTGGTTCCCGTCTCAAGAAAACAAATGA
- the LOC123879250 gene encoding probable inactive tRNA-specific adenosine deaminase-like protein 3 isoform X1 yields the protein MSSEIEPPEKKPKLTDNINNIYMETIDKCIEQINSSEKNLQPIISDDLSQPLPLIKVFAGHIRDMKNISRIILILNEKIPLKELTHLKRVCRRDIILCPTTFVQNTSSIQEYIETHVTELKDMFEYFKEIDVPMVPPKVTKQYNELRKIWSCHFHRNDYHEKLVSDNFFSLHELKVHKKYMEVVFEIAKWYSVHKGVNFVVNNVFENVNVTVVVDPKRVRIVTIAYDYREEHPMQHSAMVAIDNVAKTQNGGVWTTECDDHLLPGIEKELIYHLKYKFSQFIIGLNRTNSHRAKGGPKTDSVGEKGGPKSDLCEVKSGPQTLLKKENGEKDGPYLCTGYDIYMLKEPCMMCAMALVHARAKRVFFCFKNSVCGALCSVAKLQTVPSLNHHFEVFSGFL from the coding sequence ATGTCTTCAGAAATAGAACCTCCCGAAAAAAAGCCAAAACTAACtgacaatatcaataatatttacatggaaaCTATTGACAAGTGTATAGAACAAATAAACAGCTCTGAGAAAAACCTACAACCAATCATAAGCGATGATTTGTCTCAGCCATTGCCATTAATCAAAGTGTTTGCTGGACATATAAGAGACATGAAGAATATATCACGAATAATTCTGATACTTAACGAAAAGATACCTTTGAAAGAACTGACCCATCTGAAAAGAGTATGTCGGAgagacataatactatgtccAACAACATTTGTACAAAACACATCTTCCATACAAGAGTATATAGAAACTCATGTAACGGAATTAAAAGATATGTTTGAGTATTTCAAAGAAATAGATGTACCGATGGTGCCTCCGAAAGTCACTAAACAATATAACGAACTCAGAAAAATATGGTCTTGTCATTTTCACCGTAACGACTATCATGAAAAACTTGTGagtgataatttttttagtttacatGAATTGAAAGTACATAAAAAGTATATGGAAGTTGTTTTTGAAATAGCCAAATGGTATTCTGTACATAAAGGAGTTAATTTTGTCGTTAACAATGTATTTGAGAATGTTAACGTAACAGTCGTTGTTGATCCTAAACGTGTTAGAATTGTCACGATAGCCTATGACTATAGAGAGGAACATCCTATGCAACATTCTGCTATGGTAGCCATTGATAATGTGGCTAAAACCCAAAATGGAGGTGTATGGACTACAGAATGTGATGACCACTTACTACCTGGTATTGAAAAGGAATTAATATATCATTTGAAATATAAATTCTCTCAATTTATAATTGGGTTAAATAGAACTAATTCACATAGAGCAAAAGGTGGCCCTAAAACAGATTCAGTAGGAGAAAAAGGTGGTCCCAAATCCGATTTATGTGAAGTAAAGAGTGGCCCGCAAACTCTTTTGAAAAAGGAAAATGGAGAAAAAGATGGTCCATATTTATGCACTGGTTATGATATCTATATGTTAAAGGAGCCTTGTATGATGTGTGCGATGGCTTTAGTCCACGCACGAGCGAAGCGCGTGTTCTTTTGCTTCAAAAATAGTGTGTGTGGGGCTTTATGCTCTGTCGCAAAACTGCAAACAGTCCCATCTCTCAATCATCACTTTGAAGTGTTCAGTGGGTTTTTATAG
- the LOC123879250 gene encoding uncharacterized protein LOC123879250 isoform X2: MEYHLSQPTYLIGNRFTKKYPGLFPHIQYHICRSNTNMLLKIENELLQSHRQRETTGIKKLYNSFFVLF; encoded by the coding sequence ATGGAGTACCACCTCAGCCAGCCAACGTATCTGATAGGCAACCGCTTCACCAAGAAATACCCTGGGTTATTCCCCCACATACAATACCACATCTGTCGTTCTAACACCAATATGCTATTAAAAATCGAGAACGAACTACTTCAAAGCCATAGACAAAGGGAGACAACGGGCATAAAGAAGTTATACAACTCATTCTTCGTTCTGTTCTAA